One window from the genome of Paenibacillus azoreducens encodes:
- a CDS encoding tRNA (adenine(22)-N(1))-methyltransferase, with translation MKLSRRLEMIMELIPEGSRLADIGSDHALLPVAAVKSGRVVQAVAGEVNPGPLKAAANQVAEAGLQSSISVRSGDGLAVIEAGEVDVITIAGMGGSLIASILDGGQDKLAQVELLILQPNVGEDILRRWLMEHGWLLTSEKILEEDGKIYEILTAVPEQGDQRISSQLLYADQEWPRFSGQGTFTVTKDLLLRMGPWLLKEPTPVLTDKWNRELDKLGGILESLSGSKLESAAAKALQVKQEIEQIKEVLACLQKDKQ, from the coding sequence ATGAAATTATCAAGAAGATTAGAGATGATTATGGAGCTTATTCCTGAGGGGAGCAGGCTTGCGGATATCGGGTCGGATCATGCGCTGCTGCCGGTGGCGGCGGTGAAATCGGGCCGGGTTGTTCAAGCCGTTGCCGGCGAAGTGAATCCGGGACCTCTTAAAGCGGCGGCTAATCAGGTAGCGGAGGCTGGACTTCAGAGCAGCATTTCGGTCCGGAGCGGTGACGGATTGGCCGTTATCGAGGCAGGCGAAGTTGATGTAATCACTATAGCCGGCATGGGGGGGAGCCTGATTGCCAGCATTCTGGATGGCGGTCAAGACAAACTTGCGCAAGTGGAGCTGCTGATCCTACAGCCCAATGTTGGGGAAGACATTCTCCGGCGCTGGCTGATGGAACACGGCTGGCTGCTTACGTCTGAAAAGATTTTGGAAGAGGATGGCAAGATATATGAAATCCTGACAGCCGTTCCCGAGCAAGGCGATCAGCGTATCAGCAGCCAATTGCTGTATGCCGATCAAGAGTGGCCGCGTTTCAGCGGACAAGGTACTTTTACCGTCACGAAGGATCTGCTGCTGCGCATGGGGCCGTGGCTTCTCAAAGAACCGACGCCGGTTCTGACGGACAAATGGAATCGCGAACTCGATAAATTGGGCGGTATTTTGGAGTCATTATCAGGCTCGAAGCTGGAATCGGCAGCGGCCAAGGCGCTGCAGGTCAAACAGGAAATCGAGCAAATCAAGGAGGTACTTGCATGTTTGCAAAAGGACAAACAGTAA
- a CDS encoding YqzL family protein, translated as MRDFSWKYFAMTGDVDAYLLYRDYGSMVVNDAAAGPEMAAAEETGNDEEDE; from the coding sequence ATGCGAGATTTTTCGTGGAAGTATTTTGCGATGACTGGAGATGTGGATGCTTATTTGCTCTACCGGGATTACGGGAGCATGGTTGTGAACGACGCGGCTGCTGGGCCGGAAATGGCTGCAGCGGAAGAGACGGGGAATGATGAAGAAGACGAATAA
- a CDS encoding YaiI/YqxD family protein, producing the protein MHTMRIVVDGDACPVKHEIGEVARTFHIPVLMVSSYDHFIQGEEGVETVQVDRSDQSADLYIANHIRYGDVVVTQDYGLAALALSKGCHVISFRGGTYTGENIEFMLDRRHHQAKARRRGSYGKGPKPMTQADKIYFQQKLTKLLHKLQENV; encoded by the coding sequence ATGCATACGATGCGCATTGTCGTTGACGGAGACGCCTGTCCCGTGAAGCATGAAATTGGCGAGGTCGCCAGAACCTTCCACATTCCTGTGCTGATGGTTTCTTCTTATGACCATTTTATTCAGGGTGAAGAAGGTGTGGAGACGGTTCAGGTGGACCGCAGCGATCAAAGCGCGGATCTTTATATTGCGAACCATATCAGATATGGGGATGTTGTTGTGACGCAGGACTACGGTCTGGCCGCGCTCGCGCTCTCCAAAGGCTGTCATGTCATTTCTTTTAGGGGCGGGACTTACACAGGTGAAAATATTGAGTTTATGTTGGATCGGCGTCATCATCAGGCGAAAGCAAGAAGAAGAGGCAGCTATGGCAAAGGTCCCAAACCGATGACCCAGGCGGACAAAATTTATTTTCAACAGAAACTGACAAAACTTTTACACAAGTTGCAGGAGAATGTTTAA
- the dnaG gene encoding DNA primase: MNAGQGNIPEKVIDAVLAQHDIVDTVSRYVHLTKQGKYMKGLCPFHSEKTPSFTVTPDRQIFYCYGCGKGGNAIKFRMEIEGLSFPEAVKIMAEESQIELPEKQGVIAIPANPERDRLLQAYEWTAKFYNFLLKNTEHGKAAMDYLRSRGFGDKVIDQFQIGYAPDRWDTLVQFLTKRSFDLSEMEKGGLLSTRNDGEGYLDRFRGRVMFPITDRNGKIIAFAGRILGDGQPKYLNSPESKLFNKSRILYNLHQAKPSIRKLRQIVLFEGYGDVISAWEAGVQNGVATMGTSLTESHAALMKAMADEIIVCYDGDRAGQAAAMKAIHLLENVGLSVKIAVINEGLDPDEFIKKYGADRFRRQIIDGAVSTTKFKLIYLKKNHILLEEDGKIAYTKEVLPIIAVLPSSTEREVYLRELATELELSFESLKQDCNEIRQSMQKNIPDGDNNDNWWNNGRHKKGQIPAPTLLPAYHTGERRLLAMMLQDAEAASYVEKRLGDAFNIDDHAAIAAYLYAYYAQGKPPDISRFMSSLHDDRLEKTVSSISMMETPPEWNVQELDDIIREIQKVPQKKQIDKKKEEMIIAERSGDFLRAAQIASEIIALERQ; encoded by the coding sequence ATGAATGCCGGACAAGGTAATATTCCGGAAAAGGTTATCGATGCGGTACTGGCGCAGCATGACATTGTTGATACGGTAAGCAGGTACGTTCATCTGACCAAGCAGGGGAAATACATGAAAGGCCTCTGCCCGTTTCATTCGGAGAAAACCCCCTCTTTTACGGTTACGCCGGATCGGCAGATTTTTTATTGTTATGGTTGCGGCAAGGGTGGAAATGCCATCAAATTCAGGATGGAAATCGAAGGATTATCCTTCCCCGAGGCTGTTAAAATCATGGCAGAAGAAAGTCAGATTGAGCTTCCGGAAAAGCAAGGGGTTATAGCAATACCTGCGAATCCAGAAAGGGACCGCCTGCTTCAGGCCTACGAATGGACGGCCAAATTTTATAACTTTTTGCTCAAAAATACCGAGCACGGCAAAGCGGCGATGGATTATTTGCGTTCGCGCGGCTTTGGCGACAAAGTGATCGATCAGTTTCAAATCGGCTATGCGCCGGACCGATGGGATACGCTGGTTCAATTTTTAACCAAAAGATCTTTTGATCTCAGCGAGATGGAAAAAGGCGGGCTGCTGTCCACAAGAAACGACGGCGAGGGTTACCTTGACCGTTTCCGCGGACGCGTCATGTTTCCCATCACGGACAGAAACGGTAAAATTATCGCTTTTGCCGGAAGAATTTTGGGCGATGGGCAGCCGAAATATTTGAATTCGCCGGAAAGCAAGCTCTTTAATAAAAGCCGGATTTTGTACAATTTGCATCAGGCCAAACCATCGATCCGCAAGCTGCGGCAAATCGTTTTATTCGAAGGATATGGGGATGTGATTTCGGCCTGGGAAGCAGGTGTCCAAAATGGTGTGGCGACGATGGGCACTTCTTTGACAGAGAGTCATGCTGCCCTGATGAAGGCGATGGCGGATGAAATCATTGTTTGCTACGACGGCGACCGTGCCGGACAAGCTGCGGCAATGAAGGCGATTCATCTGCTTGAAAATGTGGGGCTCAGCGTTAAAATTGCCGTTATAAACGAAGGTCTCGATCCGGATGAGTTCATCAAAAAATACGGAGCGGACCGTTTTCGGAGGCAAATTATCGATGGTGCGGTATCAACCACAAAATTTAAGCTTATATATCTGAAAAAAAACCATATACTGCTAGAAGAAGATGGCAAGATCGCATATACGAAGGAAGTGCTTCCGATTATTGCGGTACTCCCCTCATCAACCGAAAGGGAAGTGTATTTGCGGGAGCTCGCTACCGAACTTGAGCTTTCCTTTGAAAGTCTGAAGCAGGATTGCAACGAGATTCGCCAGTCCATGCAAAAAAACATTCCGGATGGGGATAATAACGACAATTGGTGGAATAATGGTAGGCATAAAAAAGGGCAAATTCCTGCGCCTACATTGCTCCCGGCATACCATACCGGAGAACGGCGTCTTTTGGCGATGATGCTGCAGGATGCCGAAGCGGCAAGCTATGTGGAAAAGCGGCTTGGCGACGCATTTAACATCGATGATCATGCAGCGATTGCTGCTTATCTATATGCCTATTACGCACAGGGCAAACCCCCGGATATCAGCCGGTTTATGTCGTCTTTGCACGATGATCGGCTGGAGAAAACAGTCAGCTCCATTTCCATGATGGAAACACCTCCGGAATGGAATGTTCAGGAGCTCGATGATATTATCCGGGAAATACAGAAAGTTCCGCAAAAAAAACAGATCGACAAGAAGAAAGAAGAAATGATCATTGCCGAGCGTTCGGGGGACTTTTTGCGTGCAGCACAAATTGCAAGTGAGATTATAGCCCTAGAGAGACAGTAG
- a CDS encoding Nif3-like dinuclear metal center hexameric protein, protein MFAKGQTVIQYMEQLAPKYLAYPDDRDRIGLQLGTLQKEIRTILVALDVNEEVVDEAVRVGADLIIAHHAIIFRALKHIQTDSPMGKVYERLIKNDIAVYIAHTNLDIAEGGMNDWMAEALGIQHTVPVEETQREQLYKLVVFVPRTHADQVREALFGAGAGAIGNYSSCSFNIEGTGTFMPEEGTNPFLGSVGKLEKAEEMRIETIVPQGIRSHVIQAMLKAHPYEEVAYDIYPLDLKGRAFGLGRVGKLDQEQTLAQFADKVKEKLDVPYVRVVGDLNRILRKAAVIGGSGGRFYPAARFRGADVLVTGDVDYHTAQDAYHAGIALIDPGHHAEKIMKIKVAEWMKAKLEQNRYETKVIASEISTEPFRFM, encoded by the coding sequence ATGTTTGCAAAAGGACAAACAGTAATTCAATATATGGAGCAGCTCGCTCCCAAATATTTGGCTTATCCGGATGATCGGGACAGAATCGGGCTTCAACTCGGAACGCTGCAAAAGGAAATCCGGACGATTCTGGTAGCGCTGGATGTAAACGAGGAAGTTGTCGATGAAGCCGTGCGAGTGGGGGCGGATCTCATCATTGCCCATCACGCCATTATTTTCCGCGCCTTGAAACATATCCAAACGGACTCGCCGATGGGAAAAGTGTATGAACGTTTGATCAAAAACGATATTGCCGTGTATATCGCTCATACGAATCTTGATATTGCCGAAGGCGGGATGAACGACTGGATGGCCGAAGCGCTTGGCATCCAACACACGGTGCCGGTTGAAGAGACGCAGCGCGAGCAGCTGTACAAGCTGGTTGTTTTCGTTCCTCGGACCCATGCGGATCAAGTCCGTGAAGCTTTGTTTGGCGCCGGGGCGGGGGCGATCGGCAACTACAGCAGCTGCAGCTTTAATATCGAAGGAACCGGAACCTTTATGCCCGAGGAAGGAACGAATCCGTTTTTAGGCTCAGTAGGGAAACTGGAAAAAGCGGAAGAGATGCGAATTGAAACCATTGTGCCGCAAGGGATCCGCAGCCATGTGATTCAGGCTATGCTCAAGGCTCATCCCTATGAAGAAGTTGCTTATGATATCTATCCATTGGATTTGAAAGGGCGGGCTTTTGGCCTCGGCAGGGTTGGAAAGCTGGATCAGGAACAAACTCTCGCCCAATTTGCGGATAAGGTCAAGGAAAAGCTTGACGTGCCTTATGTACGGGTTGTCGGCGATTTGAACCGGATTCTCCGCAAGGCGGCCGTCATCGGCGGCTCCGGCGGCAGATTTTATCCAGCGGCGCGCTTCCGCGGCGCTGACGTGCTCGTTACCGGCGATGTGGACTACCATACGGCACAGGATGCGTATCATGCGGGAATTGCACTCATCGACCCTGGACATCATGCGGAAAAAATCATGAAGATAAAAGTTGCGGAATGGATGAAGGCCAAACTGGAACAAAACCGGTACGAAACGAAAGTCATCGCTTCCGAAATTAGCACGGAACCGTTCCGTTTTATGTAA
- the recO gene encoding DNA repair protein RecO, translating into MLYRVEGIVIRSMDYGEGNKIITICTENTGKIGVLVRGAKKVKSRHAALTQLFTEAEFVFFRNGTGLGTLNSGEIISPHHIIRQDLIQAAYASYACELLDRVLQDEETGSFWYQQLKACLNALEDGKDPGIIINLYEMKILQAAGYGPELLSCISCGKDLSGDDSSAVSPRLGGVLCRSCRHLDPPALKLSAKSLKLLRLFARLDLRRLGHIDVKEDTKAELKTVMRAFMDMQLGLHLKSQSFLDQMDKYGL; encoded by the coding sequence ATGCTATACAGGGTGGAAGGGATCGTCATCCGCAGCATGGACTACGGCGAAGGGAACAAGATCATTACGATTTGCACCGAGAACACGGGCAAAATAGGTGTTTTGGTCCGCGGAGCAAAAAAAGTTAAAAGCCGTCATGCTGCATTAACGCAGCTGTTTACAGAAGCTGAATTTGTGTTTTTTAGAAATGGTACGGGTCTTGGGACGCTGAATTCCGGCGAAATCATCAGCCCGCACCATATCATCCGCCAAGATTTGATCCAAGCGGCTTATGCATCTTATGCCTGTGAGCTGCTGGATCGGGTGCTGCAGGATGAGGAGACGGGAAGCTTTTGGTACCAGCAGCTTAAGGCTTGCTTGAATGCGCTGGAGGATGGCAAAGATCCCGGAATCATCATCAATCTGTACGAAATGAAGATACTTCAGGCTGCAGGATACGGACCAGAGCTCCTATCCTGCATTTCTTGCGGCAAAGACTTGTCAGGGGACGACAGCTCCGCGGTAAGCCCGAGGCTTGGCGGCGTGCTTTGCCGCTCTTGCAGGCATCTGGATCCACCGGCGCTGAAGCTTTCCGCCAAAAGCCTGAAGCTGCTGCGGTTGTTTGCGCGGCTTGACCTGAGAAGACTCGGCCACATCGATGTAAAAGAGGATACCAAAGCCGAACTGAAGACCGTCATGCGTGCCTTTATGGATATGCAGCTTGGACTTCATCTGAAATCGCAAAGTTTTCTGGATCAGATGGACAAGTACGGTCTTTAA
- the rpoD gene encoding RNA polymerase sigma factor RpoD, with amino-acid sequence MANDQHTELETEFTLDQVKDQLIEQGKKRSSLNYKDIMEKLSPFDQDPEQIDEFYEQLGDLGIEVINESDEDDNGLHRQSDDHDNHDNDDFSFDDDLSLPPGIKINDPVRMYLKEIGRVPLLSADDEVELAKRIMNGDEEAKRRLAEANLRLVVSIAKRYVGRGMLFLDLIQEGNMGLIKAVEKFDHNKGFKFSTYATWWIRQAITRAIADQARTIRIPVHMVETINKLIRVSRQLLQELGREPTPEEIAAEMELSVEKVREIMKIAQEPVSLETPIGEEDDSHLGDFIEDQEALAPADAAAYELLKEQLEDVLDTLTEREENVLRLRFGLDDGRTRTLEEVGKVFGVTRERIRQIEAKALRKLRHPSRSKRLKDFLE; translated from the coding sequence ATGGCGAATGATCAGCATACTGAACTAGAGACAGAATTTACGCTTGATCAGGTAAAAGACCAACTGATTGAACAGGGTAAAAAGAGATCTTCTTTGAATTACAAAGATATTATGGAGAAATTGTCTCCATTTGATCAGGACCCTGAACAGATTGATGAATTTTATGAGCAGCTCGGCGATTTGGGGATTGAAGTGATCAACGAAAGTGACGAGGATGATAACGGTCTTCATCGCCAGTCCGATGACCATGACAATCATGACAACGACGATTTCAGCTTCGATGATGACTTGTCTCTGCCGCCGGGAATTAAAATCAACGACCCCGTCCGGATGTATTTGAAGGAAATCGGGCGTGTTCCCCTCCTTTCTGCCGATGACGAAGTGGAACTGGCGAAACGGATCATGAACGGGGACGAGGAAGCGAAGCGGCGTTTGGCGGAAGCCAACCTGCGGCTTGTTGTCAGCATCGCCAAGCGTTATGTCGGACGCGGCATGTTGTTCCTTGATTTGATTCAGGAAGGCAATATGGGTCTGATCAAAGCGGTTGAGAAATTTGACCATAATAAAGGATTTAAATTCAGTACGTATGCAACCTGGTGGATTCGTCAGGCCATCACCCGCGCGATTGCGGATCAGGCGAGAACGATCCGGATTCCGGTTCATATGGTTGAAACCATCAATAAGCTGATCCGGGTATCCCGTCAGCTGTTGCAAGAATTGGGGCGTGAACCGACGCCGGAAGAAATCGCCGCCGAAATGGAGCTCAGCGTGGAGAAGGTTCGAGAAATTATGAAAATTGCTCAAGAGCCGGTATCGTTGGAAACGCCGATCGGTGAAGAAGATGATTCCCATCTTGGCGACTTTATCGAGGACCAGGAGGCTTTGGCACCGGCAGATGCTGCAGCTTATGAGCTTCTGAAGGAACAGCTGGAGGATGTGCTGGATACGCTGACAGAGCGTGAGGAGAATGTTCTCCGTCTCCGGTTCGGTCTTGACGACGGACGCACGAGAACGCTTGAGGAAGTAGGCAAAGTATTTGGCGTAACCCGTGAGCGTATCCGCCAAATCGAAGCCAAGGCGTTACGGAAACTGCGTCATCCGAGCCGCAGCAAACGTCTGAAAGATTTTCTCGAATAA
- the glyQ gene encoding glycine--tRNA ligase subunit alpha, with amino-acid sequence MNFQQMILTLQQFWAQQNCIIVNPYDTEKGAGTMNPMTFLRSLGPEPWKVAYVEPSRRPADGRYGENPNRLYQHHQFQVIIKPSPDNIQELYLESLKALGVDAMHHDIRFVEDNWENPSLGCAGLGWEVWLDGMEITQFTYFQQVGGIETHPVAVEITYGMERLASYIQDKENVFDLEWVDGISYGDVFHQPEFEHSKYTFEVSDVKMLFTLFNMYEQEAKKAMDQNLVFPAYDYVLKCSHTFNLLDARGAISVTERTGYITRVRNLARQVAATYVEEREKLGFPLLKKGGDLNA; translated from the coding sequence ATGAATTTTCAGCAGATGATTTTGACGCTGCAGCAGTTTTGGGCGCAGCAGAACTGTATTATCGTTAACCCTTATGATACGGAAAAAGGTGCGGGAACGATGAATCCGATGACCTTTCTGCGGTCGCTTGGGCCTGAACCGTGGAAGGTTGCTTATGTTGAACCTTCCCGCCGTCCTGCGGACGGACGTTACGGCGAGAACCCGAACCGCCTGTATCAACATCATCAGTTTCAAGTCATTATCAAACCTTCCCCTGACAATATCCAGGAGCTCTACTTGGAAAGTCTGAAGGCGCTTGGCGTAGACGCCATGCATCATGACATCCGGTTTGTTGAGGACAACTGGGAGAATCCTTCGCTCGGTTGCGCCGGCCTTGGCTGGGAAGTATGGCTTGACGGGATGGAAATTACCCAATTCACTTATTTTCAGCAGGTAGGCGGAATCGAAACGCATCCGGTTGCCGTGGAAATCACTTACGGTATGGAGCGTCTTGCTTCCTATATTCAGGACAAAGAAAATGTGTTCGATCTGGAATGGGTGGACGGCATCTCGTATGGCGACGTATTCCATCAGCCTGAATTTGAGCATTCGAAGTATACATTTGAAGTATCCGATGTCAAAATGCTTTTTACGCTTTTCAACATGTATGAGCAGGAAGCCAAGAAAGCAATGGATCAAAACCTCGTATTTCCGGCTTATGACTATGTATTGAAATGCTCCCATACTTTTAACCTTCTCGATGCCCGCGGCGCTATCAGCGTCACCGAACGGACAGGCTACATCACCCGGGTACGTAATCTCGCAAGGCAAGTCGCGGCGACTTATGTGGAGGAACGCGAGAAGCTCGGCTTCCCGCTCCTGAAGAAAGGAGGAGATCTGAATGCCTAA
- the glyS gene encoding glycine--tRNA ligase subunit beta, whose translation MPKDLLFEIGLEEVPARFLRAAMDQLKDKTVQWLEQSRLSHGEVEAYATPRRLAVLVKGVAEKQDDVEEEVKGPARKIALDENGNWSKAALGFARGQGAHPEQFTFKELNGVEYIYVTKSSRGVETASILSEGLLGILSSMTFPKNMRWGSYDYKFVRPIRWLVALFGSDVVDLEVTSVKSGNVTRGHRFLGTEAVIKEAAAYPEILRSQHVIVDVKEREKMILEQITQLAQEKNWKIAIKEDLLEEVLFLVETPTVLFGTFDPSFLSIPQEVLITSMREHQRYFPVLDEQGKLLPYFVTVRNGDGTSLNVIAKGNEKVLRARLSDAKFFYDEDQKLEIKDALSKLESIVFHEEMGTVGDKVRRIRKIADQLAVDLQVSGTEQEYVSRAADICKFDLVTQMVYEFPELQGVMGEDYARKAGEHETVAKAVFEHYQPRSASDDLPSTLVGSIVSIADKIDTIVGCFSIGIIPTGSQDPYALRRQSQGIVQILLSKQMPLTLSRVFDIAIGVHAELREMKRQGNEIRKDLEEFFSLRVKKLLSENLRYDVVDAVISAGFDDIMSVVSRGNSLMNAVNSGDDFKTTIESFNRVSNLAAKATGASVSESLLQEEAEKELHADWMGIQKPYLAALAERDGEKALELLGQLKASITHFFDSVMVMAEDEKIRSNRLGLLAQIDHGFKQFADFNKLVY comes from the coding sequence ATGCCTAAGGATCTGTTATTTGAAATCGGTCTGGAAGAAGTCCCGGCGCGTTTCCTGCGTGCGGCGATGGATCAGTTAAAGGATAAAACGGTGCAATGGCTGGAGCAGTCCCGCCTTTCCCACGGTGAAGTGGAAGCTTACGCAACGCCGCGCCGTCTGGCGGTATTGGTTAAGGGCGTAGCTGAGAAACAAGACGATGTGGAGGAAGAAGTCAAGGGACCTGCCCGCAAAATCGCATTGGACGAAAACGGTAATTGGAGCAAAGCGGCGCTCGGGTTTGCACGCGGGCAAGGCGCCCATCCTGAGCAGTTCACATTCAAAGAACTGAACGGAGTCGAATATATTTACGTCACCAAAAGTAGTAGGGGCGTTGAAACGGCCTCCATTCTGTCTGAAGGGTTGCTGGGCATTCTGTCTTCGATGACTTTTCCCAAAAACATGCGCTGGGGCAGCTACGACTATAAATTCGTCCGTCCGATCCGCTGGCTCGTTGCTTTGTTTGGATCGGATGTAGTCGATTTGGAAGTGACCAGTGTGAAATCAGGAAATGTGACGCGCGGGCATCGTTTCCTCGGAACGGAGGCCGTCATTAAGGAAGCTGCCGCTTATCCTGAGATTTTGCGCTCGCAGCACGTCATCGTTGACGTTAAGGAACGCGAAAAAATGATTTTGGAGCAAATTACCCAGCTGGCGCAGGAGAAAAACTGGAAAATCGCCATCAAGGAAGACTTGCTCGAAGAAGTTCTGTTCTTGGTGGAAACGCCAACGGTGCTGTTCGGTACGTTTGACCCGTCTTTCTTAAGTATTCCGCAGGAAGTGCTGATTACATCCATGCGAGAACATCAGCGTTATTTCCCTGTACTGGATGAACAGGGCAAACTGCTGCCGTACTTCGTTACGGTTCGCAACGGCGACGGCACCTCCCTGAACGTGATTGCCAAAGGGAATGAAAAGGTTCTGCGGGCGCGCCTTTCCGATGCCAAGTTTTTCTATGATGAAGATCAGAAACTTGAAATCAAGGATGCGCTCTCCAAATTGGAAAGCATTGTTTTCCATGAAGAAATGGGTACGGTTGGAGACAAGGTGCGCCGCATTCGCAAAATCGCGGACCAGCTTGCGGTAGATCTCCAGGTTTCCGGAACGGAACAGGAGTATGTGAGCCGGGCGGCCGATATTTGCAAATTCGATCTTGTAACGCAAATGGTTTACGAGTTTCCGGAGCTGCAAGGGGTCATGGGTGAGGATTACGCCCGCAAGGCCGGCGAACATGAAACGGTGGCCAAAGCGGTTTTCGAACATTACCAGCCGCGGTCCGCATCGGATGATCTGCCATCCACGCTGGTGGGCTCCATTGTAAGTATTGCGGATAAAATCGATACGATTGTCGGCTGCTTCTCGATCGGCATTATCCCGACAGGCTCCCAGGATCCTTATGCGCTGCGCCGTCAATCGCAGGGGATCGTGCAGATTTTGTTATCCAAGCAAATGCCGCTGACTCTCTCACGCGTATTTGACATTGCTATTGGCGTACATGCCGAGCTTCGGGAAATGAAACGTCAGGGTAACGAAATCCGTAAAGATCTGGAGGAATTTTTCAGTCTGCGGGTGAAGAAGCTCCTGTCCGAAAATCTGCGTTATGATGTTGTCGATGCGGTGATTTCTGCCGGATTCGATGATATCATGTCTGTTGTTTCGCGCGGGAACTCCCTCATGAATGCGGTGAACAGCGGCGACGACTTCAAAACAACCATCGAATCCTTCAACCGGGTCAGCAATCTGGCGGCCAAAGCAACAGGCGCTTCCGTCAGCGAAAGCCTTTTGCAGGAAGAAGCGGAGAAAGAATTGCATGCGGACTGGATGGGGATTCAGAAACCGTATCTTGCCGCGCTTGCGGAGAGGGACGGGGAGAAGGCGCTGGAACTTTTGGGACAACTGAAAGCATCCATTACGCATTTCTTTGACTCTGTTATGGTCATGGCCGAAGACGAGAAAATCCGCAGCAACCGTTTGGGCCTGCTGGCACAAATCGATCATGGATTTAAACAGTTCGCTGATTTTAACAAGCTGGTGTATTAG